The Sphingobium amiense nucleotide sequence TGCGATCTTCGATCCCATGCGACGGAAAGCGGATAGTGCAGACGCCCCCGCCTGCAAAATCCCTCGCGAGCTATGGCAAATCCGGCTCGCCGCTGGATGCCCCCGCGCGCCACAAGCGCGCGGGGATCCGGGGGTCAGAAGGGCACGTCGTCGTCGAGCTCAGGATCAGGGTCGCCGGCCTCGTCGGACTTCGATTTCGCCCGGCTGAGGAAGTCGATCGTCTCGGCGATGATCTCGGTGCCGTAGCGCTCGACGCCGTCGCCATCGGTCCATTCGCTGTAATGGATGCGGCCGCGCACCAGCAGCTTCATGCCCTTGGTGCAATGCTCCTGCACGGTCTTGCCGAGGCCATTGAACGCGGTGATCCGATGCCATTCGGTGTCCTGGACGCGGTAGCCTTTCTCATCGCGAACGACCTTGCCTTCCGAATAGCGGGGACGCGAGGTCGCCAGGGTGAAGTGGGTGATGCGGGTCCCGCCCTGGGTGGTGCGGCTCTCCGGATCCATGCCGATATTGCCGGCAAGAATGACGATGTTCTGCATGATCAAATCTCCGTTGCTTCCGTCCGAGGGACCGTCCCTCCGACGAGACCCGGCCAAGACCGGCGGGAGACGAGGGCATCGACGCGCAAGCGGCGACCCGACCCACAAGGGCCGGAGTGGTGCGGGCAGGCGCGCGAGCGACAACCCGGTCCGGCACCGCGGGGGTTGCCCCACGGCAACCGTCCGGGCTTAGGGGATCAGTCAGGCGGAGGGCGCTTTCCCTCGGCGCCAGGCAACGGCAGAGCCATGTCGCAACATCGCGATGGGCCGAGCTCAGGACATGGACTGCCCGCAATGACTGGTCCGGTTGTGTAGTTAGTTGATCTGCGCCTCTGATACCAGCCTGGGCGGGAGGCGGAGCGTAGCGGAGCCGAGCGGCCAGGCTGGCATCTTGATCGTCTCCGGGGCCGGTGGTCGATATCCGAGACTGCTGTGGGGCCGTGCTCGGTTGTAATGATCGCGCCACCAGCCGGTGACGATCCGCACCTCCTCAAGGCTGTAGAAGATTTCGCCGTTGAGCAGTTCATCTCGCAGACGGGCATTGAAGCTTTCGATATAGCCGTTCTCCCATGGGCTGCCGGGCTCGATATAGAGGGTAATGACGCCAAGCCTGCCGAGTCACTCGCGCACCGCATTAGCGACGAACTCGGGGCCGTAGCACATTGGGAAGCTGCCCCTCGAAGGCAGCATTCGCCTTGATGGAGACAAGGGCGCGTAGCGCCCGACGGCTTCATCAAGGCGGCCATGACCGGCCAGCAGGTCTCTAAAGTGAAGTTGTCGACTCAACACTTTGGAGACTGACCGACCATGACCAAGCGCAGTTCTACTCCGGCCGATGCCGTGCTGGTAGCCATCGATATGTCCAAGCACCGCCAGGAAGTGCTGATCGAACGCCCGGAGGGCGGACGACGTCGCCGCATGACAGTCATGGCTACCAAGGCTGATTACGACCGCCTCGCGGACGATCTGGCAGCCATCGGCAGACCTATCGTCGTTGGCTTTGAGGCCACCGGCAACTACCACCGTACGCTGGCGCACCGACTGCTAGCTGCGGGTTTCGAGCTGCGCCTGATTTCGTCGGTCGCCTTGGCACGGACGCGTGAGGCGTTGCATAATGGCTGGGACAAGAACGATTCCAAAGACGCCCAGGTAATTCTGCACATGCTCCAGATCGGCGCCACTCAGCGCTACGTCGACCCGCTGGCCGCCGGCATCAACGACCTGCAGGAGATGTCGAAGACGCACGAGGCCATTTCCAAGGCGAAGACGCAGACCTGGCACCGCATCCTGACCCATTACCTGCCTTTGTATTTTCCCGAGATCGAACGTTTTGCGGGCAACAGCCGGTCCGACTGGTTCCTGGCTCTGCTCGAACGGTTTCCGACACCGGCCAGCATGACGACGCTCGGTCAGGAGGCCTTCACGCGCGAGGCCTGGTCACTGGTCGGCCGCAAGGTCTCCAAGGCCCGCTTAATCAACGATATCTACGAGACGGCCTGCGCCTCGGTTGCACTGCCGGTCGACGAGGAATCCGTCGCGGTCGCCATGTTCCGCATGGTCATCGCACAAGCCCGCAGCCTGATCCGGCAACGCGATGAGATCGAGCGGACCGCCAATGCCATGCTCAGCGAGAACCGCGACTATCAGCTCCTGCGCATGATCCCCGGGATCGGCCCGATCAACGCGCTGACGATCCTCGCCGAGGCTGGCGATCTTCGGCGCTTCAACCATCATCGCCAGTTCCTGAAGTTTTGCGGGCTCGACCTGGCCACCTGTCAGTCAGGCACCTTCCGAGGCCGAACCAAGCTCTCGAAGTACGGCAATGCCCGGCTACGCCGCACCTTCTGGATGGCGACCCAGGTCGCCATTCGCCAGCGCGACAACAGTTTCCGCGACAAGCTTGGTCGCTATGTGGCCGGCCACGGCAACGACCCTGATCGCCGCCGCAAGGCGATGACCGCACTCACCGCCAAGATGGCGCGCGTCGCGCACGCCGTCATCAAGACGGGAACCGAGTACCGTCCGTTCGTCGAACGGACGGACACCAGATGGAAGGACCCCTCTCTGTGGAGCCGTGAGGGCGCAGCCGCGACCCTGTAGATAATGTTCGGGCCTTCCATCTGGCATCCGCATCTCATTTTAAGGACGGTGAGGACCACGACCGGTGCGGTCGCTGGATCCTGTGTTTGCTATGGCCGAGAGCGCATTCCTTGACGATGGAAGCCATCTGGATCAAAAAGTCATCAGCGCCGATCACGCTCGGCGCAACGAGACCTGCTGGCCTTTTCCCGCCGCTGCTTCCCAACCTAGGACGTTATCGGATCTGATATGCTCGGGCGGCCCATGCTCGATGAACAGATCGGTCAGCACGTCAATCACGTCGTTCGACCGGAAGCGCCGCAGCGGCACCATCGCCAGGCATTCCCGGCTGAACTCGTCGATAATGTCGAGCATTCGGAACTTGCGACCGTTGTGCGTCTGATCCTCGACGAAGTCGTAGGACCACACATGCCGCGATGCTCCGGGCGCAGCCGGATGCACGATCCGTCGCCGAGCCAGAGCCGCCGCCGTTTCGGTTGCCGCTTCGGCACTTTAAGACCCTCCCGCCGCCAGATACGCTCAACCACTGACAGGCTGACCTGCCAGCCCGCCTGGCCCAGCAAGACATGGATGCGGCGATAGCCATACCGGCCATAGTCCTTGGCCAGCGCGATGATGTCGGCTGTTAGCCGCCGCTCGTCGGCATCATCCTTCGGTGGATGGCGCTGTGTCGAACGATGCTGGCCCAGAACACGGCAGGTCCGTCGCTCCGATACCGGCAACGCGCGACGGATCTGCTCGATCGCCTCACGGCGACGGGAGGGACTCAAAAAGTCAGCTTCGACGCCTCTTGCAGGATCGCCTTGTCGAGCGCGAGGTCGGCCACCAGCTTCTTCAGCCGCGCATTCTGGCGCTCCAGATCCTTCATTCGCCGCGCCTGGTCGACCTTCAGCCCGCCATATTCCTTGCGCCACCGATATAGCGTCTGCTCCGCGATCCCGATCTGGCGGCAAGCCTCCACCGCTGTGCCGCCTCGCCCCACAATCACCTCTACTTCACGCAGCTTCGCTATGATCTGCTCCGGCGTAAACCTCTGACGTCCCATACATTTCTCCAATTCTCATGCCCAAATGGGCTCTCTTCAGAATTGGACCAGTTTTTCCAAGGTAGACCACTATCCCTCCGTCAGACCGATGCCAGCCTCACAGGAGGTTTCGGGCAACAGCGGCAAGACTGAGTGCAAGCGCGACAAGGCTGGGAATGATGACCGCCGCCCCGCAGATGAAGGCAAGGACGCCCACCCAATTCCAACTCGGTGCCTGCATCATCACTTCGTCCTTTGCCCAATGGTGTCCACACCACCATCCTTATCGCAAACGATTTGCCTCGCCCTCGGTTTCGGGTCGCCAATCATCAGGTTCGACAAGAGGCTGGTCTGACTTGGCGTCGGTCACGACTCGCTCGGCCGCTCCATCCAGATCATCATACTGCCCGGTGCGCATCGACCAAAGAAAGGCGCCCAGCCCAGCAAGGCCCATCAGCAGCGCGACCGGCACCAGCCACAGGATCCCGCTCATCGGGTAGCGGCCAGGGGAACGAGGGTCGGTGCCGGCGCTCGCCTGCTAAGCCGTGATCCGCGTGCTGCGGGAATTCGCAGAGAGTTCGCAACGACCGAAATCGACGAAAGCGACATGGCGACGGCAGCAAGCAGTGGGGTGACATAGCCCGCCATGGCCACAGGAATCACCAAAAGGTTATAACCGACGGAAAGCGCCAGGTTCTGGCGGACACGTTGCCGGGCCGCGCGCGCGATCTGCACAGCGCGCGGAACCGCATCGAGATCCTGGCCGAGATAAACAATATCCGCGGCCGCCCGACCGATGTCGGCGGCATTGGAAGGAGCCATCGAAACGTGCGCCGCCGCCAGTGCCGGTCCATCGTTCAGCCCATCACCCACCATCAAGGTCAGGCGCTGACTGTCCGCCAGCGCCTGAAGCCGCTCCACCTTATGCTGCGGCAGCAATCCGGCACGCCAGTGGGCGATACCGATCGCGTTCGCGAACCCCGACACAGAAGCAATGTGATCGCCCGAAAGCAGTTCGATAGGCAGCCCAAGCGCGTCAAGCTTGGCCACCGCTTCCCGCGCACTCGTCTTTTCAACGTCCAAGAAGGCAAAATGGCCGGCAAGCTCACCATCGACCGAGAACACGGTCTGGAAACCGCCACTCTCGCCCGTGCCTGGATTCAAAGCCCAATCGGCACGCCCCAGGCGAAACAGATGGCCGTTCCGCTGGCCCTCCAAACCCCGGCCCGGCAGCTCGGAAAAACTGTCCAGATCGAGGCCGGACAAGGCGCCGCCGTTGGCGGCAATCGCGCGTGCGACGGGATGGTTGGAACGCGACGCCAGCGCCATCACGATTGCGCGATAGGGTTCATCGATGGCGATCTTGCTCACTCGCAAATCGCCATGAGTGAGCGTGCCGGTCTTGTCAAAAATCACGGTATCGACCTGTGCAAGCCGCTCGAGCGCGCTTCCATCCTTGAGCGCGATGCCGTGCTCGAACAAGCGCTTCGCCGCGGCGACCTGAACCATGGGTATGGCGAGACCAAGCGCGCAGGGACAGGTCACAATGAGCACCGAAATGGCAATGGTCAGCGCCCGATGCCAATCGCCTGTGTCAAGGAACCACCCGGCAAACACGGCCAAGGCCAGCGAATGGATGATCGGCGAGTAATAGGCCGCAACACGGTCGGCGAGACGGCGATAGCGTGCTCTGCCCTGCTCGGCCGCTTCCATCATTCGCACCATTTCGGATAGAAAGGACCGCGCGTGGCTGTTGGTCACACGCACCTTGAGCGAACCATTGAGATTCAGCATGCCCGAAACGAGCGTGCTTCCCGGTCGTACCGGCACCGGCATCGCCTCGCCCGTGACCGCGGCAGTGTCGAGATCGCCCTCGCCCGCAAGGACAAGACCATCCAGCGGAACACGCTCGCCTGGCGCGACGAGGATGACATCACCCACCGAGACATCCTCGAGCGGTCTAAAAGCGCGCGATCCATCCGTGCCGATTACATTCGCGCCCGCAGGCGTCATTCGCGTCAGCCCGAGCACGGCCGAACGGGCCTTGTCACGCATGGCATGGTCGAGCGTTCGTCCGACAAGCAGGAAAAAGATCAGCGTCACGACCGCGTCGAAATAGGCATGGCGTCCGAAATGCAGCGTGTCGTAGATGCTGAGACCCAGTGTCAGGACGATGCCGATCGAGATGGGCACATCCATATTGGTGCGTCCCGCGCGCAATGCCGACCATGCCGACAAGAAGAAGATGCGCCCCGAAAAGAATACCGCGGGAAGCGCGAGCAGCGCCGAGATGAGATGGAACAGCTGCCGCGTAGCGGGGTCGGCGCCTGACCAGACCGACACCGAAAGCAGCATGATGTTCATCGCCGCGAAGCCGGCGACCGCTGTCGCGACGATCAGCCGGCGCTTTTCGGGATCGGCGCGTTCGTCCGGTTGGCTGAGAAGATTTGCCTCGAAGCCCGCCTCGTTCAGCGTTGCCAGCAAAGGCGGTGCACTCGCGGTTTGCGCTTGCCGCCATGTGACGGTCACACGCCGCGTCGATAGATTGACCCGAGCCGCTACGACGCCCTCGAGGTTACCAAGGATGCGCTCGATCTTCGCCATGCATCCGCCGCAATGCGCGGTCGGGACCGACAGTTGCGTCCTCATCGTTCCGTCATCCAGCGATTGGCTGGCGAAGATGAGTTCATCGACCGATTGCCCGGTCAATGATGTCGGCGCCTGGACGGCAGGCATGGCATGGCTGGCCATGTCTAGGCCTGCGTGTCTGAGACCGCGCGATAGGCATGCCATGTGGCATGTCCAAGCCACGGGAAGATGACGATGAGGCCGATCAAGCCCGTAGCCGCGCAGAGTATGAAAAGCGCAAGGACGATGGCGCCCCAGACGATCATCGGCGCAAGGTTGTTCCAGACGAGCGCCGTGCTTGTTCCCATCGCCGTGAGCGCATCGACCTTGCGATCGAGGAGCATCGGAATGGCAAAAACACTGATCGCAAAAGCGAATGAGGCGAACAGGCCGCCCACCGCCGTGCCGACGCCGAGAATAATCCATCCCACCGGCTCGGTCAGCAGGAAGGCGGTTATGTGAGGCAGGCCGGGAAAGGGGCGCACGCCGAAGAACAACGCATAGATGAGCACCGCGGATCGCATCCACAGTAGCATCAGCAGGCTGAGCAGGACCCCGGTGAAAAGCACCTGCGGGCCCGCCGCCGGTTTCACCAGGAGCATTTCGCGCAGCGACGTATCGCGTCCCGCTTCTCGGTTGCGGCTTTTCTCATAGAGTCCGATGGCCAGCAGCGGGGCAATGATCATGAAGCCGGCGAGCGCGGGAAAAAGAATATAGTCGCGGCCATACAGCGCGAGCATCGCGACAGCAGCGAGAGACAGAAGGAAAATGCCCAGACCGTAGGCCAGGCTCGGCATCGGCCGATGGAAAAGATCCTGCCATCCGGCCTTGAGCCATTGGAAGCCGATGGAAGCGGGAAGATGGCGCTGAAACCGCGCGCTCTTCGTCTCCTCGATGCCCGAGGTCTGGCTCAGCAAGCCATAAGAGGGGCTTTTATCGCTCATGTCCCGCTACCTTTCAGCATGCCGATTTCGCCGCGCGATACTGCCCGCTCCCGTTCGCGCGTTCCTTCAAATGTCCCACGCATTCGGGCTGCGAGCGAAAGGCGACGTAGAAAAAATGCGCGTTCGCAAGAACGAACAGCAAAAGGCCTGCTGCCACCAGCGTCCAGACCAGCCACCGGGATCGGGATCGCATGGCCGTCATCGCTGAGGCGCGCTCAGCGAATGAACATAGAGCGCCAATATCTTGATATCCGAGTCCGTAAGCCGCTCGTCCCATGTCGGCATATGCCCCTGGCGTCCGCCATGGACGGTCTCCACGATCTGATCGATGTCTCCTCCATAGATCCAACGCGCGTCCGTCAGATTGGGAGCGCCGACATCGCGCTTCCCGCGCGCATCCTCGCCATGGCAAATCGCGCAATTGGCCATGAAGACCTCGCGCCCCGATACAATCGACGTCCGATTGGCATTCGTCACGAACTTGGGATGCGACAAGGCGTAGACATAGTTGGCCGCCAGACTGACCTGATCGGCATCGAGTATCCCGTCGCGTCCGAACGAGGGCATCTGCGAGACGCGCCCCTGCGGATGCTCCACATTGACCCCAACACGCATGGTCTGCGCGATCGTCTCAAGGTCGCCGCCCCAGATCCAGTCGTCATCGGTCAGATCGGGATAACCATAACCCCCCTTGGCATTAATGCCGTGGCAGGCGGCGCAGTTGTCGCCGAACAACCGGTGGCCGGTGCTACGCACGATGGTCATGAGCCGGGGGTCGGCCGCGATCTGCTCGAGGTTCTCGCTTTCGATCCGCTTTATCCAGTCGGCCCGTCCCGCCTGCGAATCGACCAGGTGCTTTTCGACCGAGGTGCGCTGGTCGATGTTGAGAATTCCCTTGGTGTAGGTGTCGCCCAAGGGCCAAGTCGGCATGAGAATCCACCAGGCGAAAGCGAAGAGATGGGTGACGATCAGAAAAATCAGCACACCCTTGGGGACCGGCGTATCGAGCTCCTTGATGCCATTCCAGACATGGCCGGTCGTTTCATGACCGCTGACGGGATCGCGCTCTACGTCCATGGCTTGTCGTCCTGATCGAGAACGCTTTGTTTGGCTCGGTTGAACTTGCCACGATTGGACGGCCGGAACGTATAAATGAGGACACCGATCATCAGACCGATGAGGTAGAACAGCCCCCAGCTTTTCGAGAATGCAACAAGAGCCTCGTGGCTTATGTCCATGCCTGCCTCCTCATGTCATTTCACCGGCTCTGGCGGCTTCTGCGGCGCGGCCGTATTCTTGTACGGCACGTCGGTCAGCCGGCCGAGAACCTGAAGATAGGCGACGAGCGCGTCCATCTCGGTGACCTCGGTCGCCACATCGTCGAACACGCGAACCTGCGTTTCTTCGCCATACCGCTCGGTGATACCGGACGAGGTCGAGCTTTCCGGTGTCGCCTGGTCGAAGGCATCGACGCTCGCATTCTCGATCATGGCATCGGTGTAGGGCACCCCCGCGGCCCGCAGCGCCTTGAGGTGCAAGGGCAGATCAGCGAGGCGCAAGGGCGTCCGCGCCAGCCAGGGATAGGCCGGCATATTGGAATCGGGCACCACATCGCGCGGATTGGTCAGATGGGCGACGTGCCAGAAATCGGAATATTTGCCGCCAACGCGGGCGAGGTCGGGTCCGGTGCGCTTCGAACCCCAGAGCATCGGATGGTCATATTTGGATTCGACCGCGAGCGAATAGGGACCATAGCGCTCAACTTCGTCCTGCAGCGTCCGGATCATCTGGCTGTGACAGGCATAGCATCCTTCGCGCACATAGATGTTTCGCCCCGCCAGTTCGAGCGGCGTGTAGAGCCGCATGTCTGGCGCCTCCTCGACCGTCTCGTCGATCGTGAAAAGCGGAGCGATCTCGACGAGGCCGCCGACACTGGCAGCCGCGATGATGGCGAGCACGAAGCCGATCGCCGAACGTTCGAGCTTGCGATGAAACAGTTCCGCCACGGCTCAGGCCCTCCCCGCCGCCGTCGCGGCCTGTAGCGGGACGTCGCCTTCGAACGGCGCCTGGGCCGAGGCGGCGCGAATGGTCCTCCACATATTGTAGGCGCCGATCACAGCACCGATCAGGAACAGAAGGCCGCCGAGCGTACGCGCGATGTAATAGGGATACATGGCTCTGAGCGAATCCAGGAAGGAGTAGGCTAGCGTGCCTTCCTCCGTATAGGTCCGCCACATCAGGCCCTGGATGATGCCCGAGTTCCACATGGCAAAAATGTAGACAAGAGTGCCGGCAAGCGAGAGCCAGAAGTGCCACTCGACCAAGGCGGGCGAATACATCGCCTCGCGCTTCCACAAGGACGGCACCAGCGTGTAGAGCGAGCCGAAGGTGATGAGCGCCACCCAGCCGAGCGCGCCGGCGTGAACATGGCCAACCGTCCAGTCGGTGTAATGCGAAAGCGAATTGACGGGCCGGATGGCGAGGAACGAACCTTCAAAGGTCGAGATGCCATAAAACACCGCCGCGACCATCATGAAGCGGAGCGTCGCATCATCGCGCACGCGGTGCCAGGCGCCGTTCAATGTTAGCAAGGCGTTGCCAGCCGAAGCCCATGACGGCACGAGGAGCATCACCGAGAAGGTCATGCCCAGCGTCTGAACCCAGTGCGGTAGGGCGGTATAATGAAGGTGGTGGGAACCCGCCCACATGTAGAAGAAGGTAATGCCCCAAAAGCTCAGGATCGAGAGACGGTAGGAGAAGATCGGCCGCTGGGCCCGGATGGGCAGGTAGTAATAGAGCATGCCCAGGAAGCCCGCCGTCAGGAAGAAGGCGACGGCGTTATGACCATACCACCACTGCACCATAGCATCCTGGACGCCCGACCAGATGGTGTAGCTCTTCGCATGGCCCAGCGAGACCGGAATCGCGAGATTGTTGATGATATGGAGTATCGCGACGACGAGAATGAAGGCCATGAAGTACCAGTTGGCCACATAAATGTGTGGTTCCTTGCGGCGTGCGAGCGTCCGGATGTAGAGGATGAAGTAGGTCACCCAGACGATCACCAGCCAGATGTCGGCATACCATTCGGCCTCGGCATATTCCTTCGATTGGGTAACCCCGAGCAGATAACCGCTGGCCGCGAGGATGCAGAACAGGTTGTAGCCCACCAGCACGAACCAGGCCGAAAGCTGATCGGGAAGACGCGCCCGCGAGGTCCGCTGCACGACATGCAGCGAGGTGGCGATGAGCGCGTTGCCGCCAAAGCCGAAGATCACGCCGCTGGTGTGCACCGGTCGCAAGCGGCCGAAGCTCGCCCAGGCACTGTCAAACGTCAGGTCAGGGAATGCCAGCAGCGCGGCGACCCAGACCCCCACGAACATCGCCACCACCGCCCAAGCCATGCTGGCGATGATGCCGGCCTTGATGGGCTCGTCATAGTAGCTTTGCAAACGGGATTTTGGCGGTTCCGGTCCCCAGATGCCGCGGATTACGATGATGGCGCAAATGGCGGCAATGGCCAGGATCAGCCAGCCGTGGATTTCCATTGTGTCCTGATTGCCTGCCGCTGCGAGAACGAGGCCGCACAGACCGACGGCAACGGAAATGGCGAGCGCGATCTGGCGTTCGGTCTCGGTCAAGGTCAGTATCATGGCCGATCTATTTCCCCCCTCATCGGTCATCGCCACGGGCTGACAGCGCAGCAGCAGGTTCGCTCCCGATGGGAACACAGCTCGCGCCGAACCAGCAACACGCGGGTCGGACGGAAGTTCCCAACTATTGCCCTGCCGTCTCCCGCGGTAAACACCAAAAAATCAGTGGTCAGCGTCGCTCGCCACGCATCGCGGCCGAATTTGAACCTGTGTTTGGCGACGGCGCAATGGACTTTTGCCGATCAAGCTCTTGG carries:
- the ccoP gene encoding cytochrome-c oxidase, cbb3-type subunit III: MDVERDPVSGHETTGHVWNGIKELDTPVPKGVLIFLIVTHLFAFAWWILMPTWPLGDTYTKGILNIDQRTSVEKHLVDSQAGRADWIKRIESENLEQIAADPRLMTIVRSTGHRLFGDNCAACHGINAKGGYGYPDLTDDDWIWGGDLETIAQTMRVGVNVEHPQGRVSQMPSFGRDGILDADQVSLAANYVYALSHPKFVTNANRTSIVSGREVFMANCAICHGEDARGKRDVGAPNLTDARWIYGGDIDQIVETVHGGRQGHMPTWDERLTDSDIKILALYVHSLSAPQR
- a CDS encoding IS110 family RNA-guided transposase, which codes for MTKRSSTPADAVLVAIDMSKHRQEVLIERPEGGRRRRMTVMATKADYDRLADDLAAIGRPIVVGFEATGNYHRTLAHRLLAAGFELRLISSVALARTREALHNGWDKNDSKDAQVILHMLQIGATQRYVDPLAAGINDLQEMSKTHEAISKAKTQTWHRILTHYLPLYFPEIERFAGNSRSDWFLALLERFPTPASMTTLGQEAFTREAWSLVGRKVSKARLINDIYETACASVALPVDEESVAVAMFRMVIAQARSLIRQRDEIERTANAMLSENRDYQLLRMIPGIGPINALTILAEAGDLRRFNHHRQFLKFCGLDLATCQSGTFRGRTKLSKYGNARLRRTFWMATQVAIRQRDNSFRDKLGRYVAGHGNDPDRRRKAMTALTAKMARVAHAVIKTGTEYRPFVERTDTRWKDPSLWSREGAAATL
- a CDS encoding heavy metal translocating P-type ATPase, producing the protein MASHAMPAVQAPTSLTGQSVDELIFASQSLDDGTMRTQLSVPTAHCGGCMAKIERILGNLEGVVAARVNLSTRRVTVTWRQAQTASAPPLLATLNEAGFEANLLSQPDERADPEKRRLIVATAVAGFAAMNIMLLSVSVWSGADPATRQLFHLISALLALPAVFFSGRIFFLSAWSALRAGRTNMDVPISIGIVLTLGLSIYDTLHFGRHAYFDAVVTLIFFLLVGRTLDHAMRDKARSAVLGLTRMTPAGANVIGTDGSRAFRPLEDVSVGDVILVAPGERVPLDGLVLAGEGDLDTAAVTGEAMPVPVRPGSTLVSGMLNLNGSLKVRVTNSHARSFLSEMVRMMEAAEQGRARYRRLADRVAAYYSPIIHSLALAVFAGWFLDTGDWHRALTIAISVLIVTCPCALGLAIPMVQVAAAKRLFEHGIALKDGSALERLAQVDTVIFDKTGTLTHGDLRVSKIAIDEPYRAIVMALASRSNHPVARAIAANGGALSGLDLDSFSELPGRGLEGQRNGHLFRLGRADWALNPGTGESGGFQTVFSVDGELAGHFAFLDVEKTSAREAVAKLDALGLPIELLSGDHIASVSGFANAIGIAHWRAGLLPQHKVERLQALADSQRLTLMVGDGLNDGPALAAAHVSMAPSNAADIGRAAADIVYLGQDLDAVPRAVQIARAARQRVRQNLALSVGYNLLVIPVAMAGYVTPLLAAVAMSLSSISVVANSLRIPAARGSRLSRRAPAPTLVPLAATR
- a CDS encoding DUF2189 domain-containing protein; the encoded protein is MSDKSPSYGLLSQTSGIEETKSARFQRHLPASIGFQWLKAGWQDLFHRPMPSLAYGLGIFLLSLAAVAMLALYGRDYILFPALAGFMIIAPLLAIGLYEKSRNREAGRDTSLREMLLVKPAAGPQVLFTGVLLSLLMLLWMRSAVLIYALFFGVRPFPGLPHITAFLLTEPVGWIILGVGTAVGGLFASFAFAISVFAIPMLLDRKVDALTAMGTSTALVWNNLAPMIVWGAIVLALFILCAATGLIGLIVIFPWLGHATWHAYRAVSDTQA
- a CDS encoding cbb3-type cytochrome c oxidase subunit 3, which encodes MDISHEALVAFSKSWGLFYLIGLMIGVLIYTFRPSNRGKFNRAKQSVLDQDDKPWT
- the ccoN gene encoding cytochrome-c oxidase, cbb3-type subunit I; this encodes MILTLTETERQIALAISVAVGLCGLVLAAAGNQDTMEIHGWLILAIAAICAIIVIRGIWGPEPPKSRLQSYYDEPIKAGIIASMAWAVVAMFVGVWVAALLAFPDLTFDSAWASFGRLRPVHTSGVIFGFGGNALIATSLHVVQRTSRARLPDQLSAWFVLVGYNLFCILAASGYLLGVTQSKEYAEAEWYADIWLVIVWVTYFILYIRTLARRKEPHIYVANWYFMAFILVVAILHIINNLAIPVSLGHAKSYTIWSGVQDAMVQWWYGHNAVAFFLTAGFLGMLYYYLPIRAQRPIFSYRLSILSFWGITFFYMWAGSHHLHYTALPHWVQTLGMTFSVMLLVPSWASAGNALLTLNGAWHRVRDDATLRFMMVAAVFYGISTFEGSFLAIRPVNSLSHYTDWTVGHVHAGALGWVALITFGSLYTLVPSLWKREAMYSPALVEWHFWLSLAGTLVYIFAMWNSGIIQGLMWRTYTEEGTLAYSFLDSLRAMYPYYIARTLGGLLFLIGAVIGAYNMWRTIRAASAQAPFEGDVPLQAATAAGRA
- the ccoS gene encoding cbb3-type cytochrome oxidase assembly protein CcoS, producing the protein MSGILWLVPVALLMGLAGLGAFLWSMRTGQYDDLDGAAERVVTDAKSDQPLVEPDDWRPETEGEANRLR
- a CDS encoding single-stranded DNA-binding protein, whose protein sequence is MQNIVILAGNIGMDPESRTTQGGTRITHFTLATSRPRYSEGKVVRDEKGYRVQDTEWHRITAFNGLGKTVQEHCTKGMKLLVRGRIHYSEWTDGDGVERYGTEIIAETIDFLSRAKSKSDEAGDPDPELDDDVPF
- the ccoO gene encoding cytochrome-c oxidase, cbb3-type subunit II; the protein is MAELFHRKLERSAIGFVLAIIAAASVGGLVEIAPLFTIDETVEEAPDMRLYTPLELAGRNIYVREGCYACHSQMIRTLQDEVERYGPYSLAVESKYDHPMLWGSKRTGPDLARVGGKYSDFWHVAHLTNPRDVVPDSNMPAYPWLARTPLRLADLPLHLKALRAAGVPYTDAMIENASVDAFDQATPESSTSSGITERYGEETQVRVFDDVATEVTEMDALVAYLQVLGRLTDVPYKNTAAPQKPPEPVK